The Synechococcus sp. RS9916 DNA segment GTCCCAGGTCGGGGGAGTTGAGGGGGGTGTCGCCGTAAAGCTCGCTGCGGGCCACCTTCAGGGCTTCCAGCAGGGGATTGCGTAGATCCCTTTCCACGAGCAGGTAGTCGGGAGCGATGCAGGTCTGGCCGGCGTTCAGGCCTTTGCCCCAGATCAGCCGTCGCGCGGTCACGGCCAGATCAGCGCCTGCCAGAACGACAGCCGGGCTCTTCCCTCCCAGCTCCAGCGTCACAGGGGTGAGGTGACGGGCGGCCCCGGCTAACACCTTGCTGCCGATGCTTCCCCCACCGGTGAAGAAGATGTGGTCATAGCCCTGGTCCACCAAGGCAGCGGCGGTGCCACCGTCACCTTGCACCACCTGCACCACATCGCTATTGAAGGTCTTCTGCAGCAACCGTTCGATCAGTGCCGCGGTTGCCGGTGCATGTTCCGACGGTTTGACCACGGCGGTGTTCCCTGCCGCCAGGGCGCTGATCAGTGGTTGGAGTGTGAGGTGAAAGGGGTAATTCCAGGGGCCAATGATCAACACACACCCGAGGGGTTCCCGAATCACCTCGGCTTGCCCCGGTTGCAGGGGAAGGGGAACGGTCACCTTGCGGGGACGCATCCAGCGGCGCAGCAGGCGATCGCAGAGTTTCAGTTCCTGACGCAGAGCCAGCACCTCCACCATCCCTTCCGTTGGTGGTTTGCCCAGGTCGGCGTGCAGTGCATCAAGGATGTCGTCTTGATGTTGATCAAGCAGCTGGCGCATCGCCTTCAGTTGTTGGCGGCGCCAGGGCTCTGCGCGGGTTTCACCACGAGCCACCGGTGCCCGCAGACGCTCGACATTCGGCAGGCCGTTGCCGTTGTTCTCTGTGGTGTCAGCAGGCGCTGAAAGGAGCGTCATTGGCGTGGCTGCGGAGTGTGGGGCACGGTGCCGCCATGCTGCCAATCCATCCCCGCATGCGGGGGATGACGTCGCCTGATTTCAGGTCTAGCAATGGGGTCGGCTCACGCTTGATGCCATGCA contains these protein-coding regions:
- a CDS encoding aldehyde dehydrogenase family protein — its product is MTLLSAPADTTENNGNGLPNVERLRAPVARGETRAEPWRRQQLKAMRQLLDQHQDDILDALHADLGKPPTEGMVEVLALRQELKLCDRLLRRWMRPRKVTVPLPLQPGQAEVIREPLGCVLIIGPWNYPFHLTLQPLISALAAGNTAVVKPSEHAPATAALIERLLQKTFNSDVVQVVQGDGGTAAALVDQGYDHIFFTGGGSIGSKVLAGAARHLTPVTLELGGKSPAVVLAGADLAVTARRLIWGKGLNAGQTCIAPDYLLVERDLRNPLLEALKVARSELYGDTPLNSPDLGRIINVRQYQRLEGLLQGAQAQEQVLIGGECDATKRQIAPTVLAVDRSDDPLMRDELFGPLLPMIEVEDLAMAMEQIRSRPKPLALYLFGGTAAQQQQLLMGTSSGGVCFNDVVMHVGIPDLPFGGVGPSGMGSYHGEAGFSTFSHERSVLRRPFALDLRLRYPPYRLSLDWMRRLLG